From Demequina capsici:
GCTGACATGGAGATGGCGCTCGACCTCGCATTCGTGGAGACGCTCATGCTCGCAGGCGTGCGCCTCGTCGCGTTCCTGGTCGTGTCGCCGCCCTTCAACGTGCAGCAGTTCCCCGGCAGCGTGAAGGTGGCGATGGGACTGGGCATCGCGCTCGCAGCCATGCCTCGCGTCACGGCCGCCACCGACCAGACGCCCGGCGCGCTCCTCACGTCCTCCGGTCCCGGCCCGCTGCTCAGCGCACTTGTGCTGCAGGCGTTCATCGGCCTGGCGCTGGGATTCCTGGTGCGGCTCGTGTTCGCCGCCGTGCAGACCGCCGGGTCCTTCATCGATGTGTTCGGCGGCTTCCAGATGGCCTCCGCCTACGACCCGATGGAAGGCCAGCAGAGCACCGTCTTCTCCAAGTTCTATGCGACCACGGCGCTCGCGCTGCTGTTCGCATCGGACGGCTACCAGCTGGTCATCGCGGGCATCGTCCGCTCCTTCGAGGTGCTGCCGCTCGGAGTCGCGCCCTCCCTCGCAGCCATGGCGGACCTCATGACGCACGGCCTGTCTCAGCTGATGGTCGCGGCGCTGCAGATCGCCG
This genomic window contains:
- a CDS encoding flagellar biosynthetic protein FliR: MEMALDLAFVETLMLAGVRLVAFLVVSPPFNVQQFPGSVKVAMGLGIALAAMPRVTAATDQTPGALLTSSGPGPLLSALVLQAFIGLALGFLVRLVFAAVQTAGSFIDVFGGFQMASAYDPMEGQQSTVFSKFYATTALALLFASDGYQLVIAGIVRSFEVLPLGVAPSLAAMADLMTHGLSQLMVAALQIAGPLIVVLFLADVGLGLLTRVAPALNAFALGFPLKILLTLTLGSVAFLALPHVISSLTEQAVGLIVGGGR